The following are encoded in a window of Rubellicoccus peritrichatus genomic DNA:
- a CDS encoding PA14 domain-containing protein yields MFLIPVLTIRGAGEWISGLYQGDVAMPYILWIPDGYDPDDTTTEYPLIVNLHGQGEKGLPDGSKNGIQRDPATGKWTNNANQSYQKSFVFAPQVVIDGESGTGNWTSSRVVDTFVVLLDELTNDYHVDTDRIYLTGISMGGAGAFYYATWFPDIFAAIGPSVGFGQPKEAYPFRDKPIWAITAENDGISYKGTESYDLHVMRFGGKPILTQYKTGGHGVSGAGFGTPGYYEWMMAQRLGQLPVESHHPYVRIETPTTDLNYLTTESTIDLSGTLGDGTTAVTEVNWRRYGPDEEEATGTATGTDNWSVSGIPLLQGENIIVIEAVGTSYNTGNGGVLKFRDNIKVRYLPEGVETELPQVTFTTPTSGTEVFQHTYDSISLSGTASDNVGVVEVRWKNNRGPASGVATGTTNWSVSDIPLERDLNVIQIIAIDAANNRTTEEFWVRTKALNDADNLAPVVDTGVARILYDSTMSTTLTATVTDDQLPDPGNQTYQWSKVSGPGSVTFGDATAVDTTVTFDALGEYVLRLEADDGALAGSDDIRILVSDIAAPAISGLFSQDFNSTTDLVYYQNPEPGDWEFTDISAEPGGGTWSVNGSGQLQIVREGNSAGAGLTWTTGFSGPPTMLKASFDLGLDHTSGSGLLFYFEFGDYPTVTDYNSNGSNADLGVRMEVRTSGSGFAPRLNGTSAPAMTSDGSTSHMEWYVNFTGSPKAYLGPDGTNRTLLNRRQSLWIDGVLVIDNIKAKGSFPTLPNFRVRFPSSAMMTVVLDDLLIEEMFETPDPNQNSPVAADDDSATTREETAVLVSVLDNDFDYDAAPSSIAITNVGTPSSGVAVQEGDKIRYTPALNFVGDDSFDYTITDGDAPSTATVFVTVTDVRDPDAPASTENGLTFQGFVNDSDPFVAWQVLPDFSSLTPSIAGPIENFIINTDNSVHHFGMVFEGFVEVPESALYTFYTSSDDGSALYIGDTKVVDNDGLHGVVEAEGVIDLKAGKHSIRVEFFEASGGQALNVFYEGGSLDKTRIPDSALFRESGSGSQNLKPVVTVDSDITLNLPVNQTQVSGSFTDDGMPDGSTVTTLWSQVSGPSIANIQSPMALTTMVDFEDPGVYVMRLSADDSDQVGFADINITVSESSVVAGDSLFFQDFALFNTVGDYIDASDNTRFFEDISAESDGGTFSIQDGALRNVRSGTTSADDDAGFTILNLFPDGTELIKVTFDMGVVNPTTFSSLYYLEIGNYGSVVDYGTGGAHSSHAARLNVRGSGTDEFKVRINSTQFGDYTADGTMMTWTWYVNRSASAETYTGPDGGSHSVSPLSASVWIGQSLALDNIAMEGGFTGTPKDFRMRLDSGFAITVSIDNILIADSFESGSADAYETFATNNGLSGDDALSSSDPDGDSISNLLEYILMLDPNVNNNAPAALPQMSTMNDNNGDYLKLVFDQINDLGTVTVKVEVSDDLVTWNSGPTYTVQGTPVDNGDGTVRIEVVDRTPIPDTGARFVRLSAEQ; encoded by the coding sequence ATGTTTCTCATCCCGGTCCTGACTATCCGTGGGGCAGGGGAGTGGATCAGTGGATTGTATCAGGGGGATGTTGCCATGCCCTATATTCTTTGGATTCCTGATGGATATGACCCGGACGACACGACAACCGAGTACCCGTTGATCGTTAACTTGCATGGGCAGGGAGAAAAGGGACTGCCCGATGGTTCCAAGAATGGTATTCAGCGTGATCCTGCCACGGGCAAGTGGACGAATAATGCCAACCAGAGTTATCAAAAGTCATTTGTTTTCGCACCTCAGGTGGTCATTGATGGGGAATCCGGAACCGGTAACTGGACTTCATCCAGAGTCGTTGATACCTTTGTGGTGCTGCTGGATGAGCTGACTAATGATTACCATGTGGATACGGACCGCATCTATCTAACCGGTATTTCCATGGGTGGGGCTGGTGCCTTCTATTATGCGACCTGGTTTCCCGATATCTTTGCAGCGATAGGGCCAAGCGTTGGATTTGGGCAACCGAAAGAAGCTTACCCTTTTCGAGATAAACCCATCTGGGCCATCACTGCGGAAAATGATGGAATCAGTTATAAAGGCACGGAATCCTATGATCTACATGTCATGCGGTTTGGCGGCAAACCGATCCTGACTCAATACAAGACAGGAGGCCATGGAGTTTCAGGAGCTGGGTTTGGTACTCCGGGTTATTACGAATGGATGATGGCGCAGCGTTTGGGGCAATTGCCTGTAGAGTCTCATCATCCATATGTCAGGATTGAGACACCGACGACTGACTTGAATTACCTGACAACGGAATCGACCATCGATTTGTCCGGAACGCTTGGGGATGGAACAACTGCTGTGACTGAGGTTAACTGGCGCCGGTATGGTCCGGATGAAGAAGAAGCCACCGGCACTGCGACGGGAACAGACAATTGGAGTGTGAGTGGTATACCACTCTTGCAGGGTGAGAACATCATTGTGATTGAAGCAGTCGGGACGAGCTACAATACCGGAAATGGTGGTGTCTTAAAGTTCCGTGACAATATCAAAGTACGCTACCTGCCTGAAGGAGTGGAAACCGAACTGCCACAAGTTACTTTTACGACTCCGACATCGGGAACCGAAGTCTTTCAACACACTTACGATTCTATTTCCTTATCGGGAACCGCATCGGACAACGTTGGTGTCGTTGAAGTGCGTTGGAAGAATAACCGCGGTCCAGCCAGTGGGGTTGCAACCGGGACAACGAACTGGAGCGTTTCGGATATTCCTTTGGAGCGTGACTTGAATGTGATTCAAATCATTGCCATTGATGCTGCGAACAACCGCACGACGGAAGAGTTTTGGGTTCGGACCAAGGCGCTCAATGATGCGGATAACCTGGCACCGGTTGTGGATACGGGAGTCGCCCGGATTCTGTATGACTCAACCATGTCCACCACGCTCACGGCGACAGTGACGGATGACCAGCTTCCTGACCCAGGTAACCAGACCTATCAATGGTCCAAGGTCAGTGGTCCGGGTTCTGTTACTTTTGGTGATGCGACAGCAGTCGACACCACTGTGACCTTTGACGCTTTGGGCGAATACGTTCTGCGCCTCGAGGCAGATGATGGCGCATTGGCCGGTAGTGATGATATCCGTATTCTTGTCTCGGATATTGCGGCACCAGCAATCAGTGGTTTGTTCTCCCAGGATTTTAATTCGACGACCGATCTCGTCTACTATCAGAACCCGGAACCGGGGGACTGGGAATTTACCGACATCAGTGCGGAGCCTGGTGGCGGAACATGGTCAGTGAATGGTTCCGGTCAGTTACAGATCGTTCGGGAAGGGAACAGTGCCGGCGCCGGCCTGACCTGGACCACAGGATTTTCCGGGCCACCGACAATGCTCAAGGCGTCTTTCGATCTTGGGCTTGATCACACCAGTGGAAGTGGGCTTTTGTTTTACTTTGAGTTTGGAGATTATCCCACCGTAACAGATTACAATAGCAACGGGTCCAATGCCGATCTCGGTGTGCGGATGGAAGTCAGGACATCAGGCAGCGGATTTGCGCCTCGGTTGAATGGAACCAGTGCACCGGCAATGACTTCCGATGGTTCGACGAGCCACATGGAGTGGTATGTGAACTTCACGGGCTCGCCCAAGGCATATCTGGGCCCTGATGGGACCAATCGCACACTTCTGAACCGGAGACAGTCCCTTTGGATTGATGGCGTTCTGGTTATCGATAATATTAAGGCAAAGGGAAGCTTTCCTACCTTGCCCAACTTCAGGGTAAGGTTTCCGTCCTCCGCTATGATGACTGTGGTGCTTGACGATTTGCTTATTGAGGAGATGTTCGAAACGCCTGATCCGAATCAGAACTCGCCAGTAGCAGCAGATGATGACTCGGCTACGACGAGGGAGGAGACGGCCGTTTTGGTCTCTGTATTGGACAATGATTTTGATTATGACGCGGCACCATCCTCAATTGCGATAACGAATGTGGGAACACCAAGTTCCGGTGTTGCCGTTCAGGAAGGCGACAAAATTCGCTATACGCCCGCGCTTAACTTCGTGGGTGACGATTCTTTCGATTATACCATTACTGACGGGGATGCGCCGAGCACGGCGACTGTGTTCGTAACTGTAACGGATGTTCGTGATCCAGATGCGCCTGCAAGCACTGAGAATGGTCTGACATTTCAAGGATTTGTTAATGATTCGGATCCTTTTGTGGCATGGCAGGTGTTGCCGGATTTCTCCAGTTTGACACCAAGTATTGCAGGGCCGATTGAAAACTTCATTATCAACACCGATAATTCCGTCCATCATTTTGGGATGGTTTTCGAGGGCTTTGTCGAGGTTCCGGAGTCTGCACTATATACTTTCTATACCAGCTCGGATGATGGCAGTGCTCTTTATATCGGCGACACTAAGGTTGTCGATAACGATGGCTTGCATGGTGTTGTGGAGGCGGAAGGTGTGATAGACCTAAAAGCAGGCAAGCATTCCATCCGTGTTGAATTCTTTGAAGCTTCGGGCGGCCAGGCGCTCAATGTTTTTTATGAAGGTGGCAGTCTTGATAAAACACGAATTCCGGATTCGGCACTTTTTCGTGAGTCTGGTTCAGGCAGCCAAAATCTAAAGCCCGTGGTCACAGTTGATTCGGATATCACCCTGAATCTTCCAGTCAATCAAACACAGGTCAGTGGTTCTTTCACCGACGATGGAATGCCTGACGGCTCAACAGTGACGACATTGTGGTCTCAGGTCAGCGGACCGTCGATTGCCAATATACAGAGTCCGATGGCATTGACTACCATGGTCGACTTCGAAGACCCTGGTGTCTATGTGATGCGCCTGTCTGCAGATGATTCCGACCAGGTTGGGTTCGCAGATATAAATATTACGGTGAGTGAGTCTTCAGTGGTCGCTGGTGACAGTCTGTTTTTTCAGGACTTCGCTTTATTCAATACCGTTGGAGATTACATCGATGCGTCTGATAACACGCGGTTCTTTGAAGACATTAGTGCCGAGTCGGATGGCGGTACTTTTTCAATCCAAGATGGTGCCTTGCGGAATGTAAGAAGCGGTACTACAAGCGCTGATGATGATGCCGGGTTTACCATTCTCAATCTCTTTCCTGATGGTACTGAGCTTATCAAAGTAACCTTCGACATGGGGGTCGTTAATCCAACGACATTCTCGAGCCTCTACTATCTTGAAATCGGAAACTACGGTTCCGTCGTGGATTACGGAACCGGTGGGGCTCATAGTTCGCATGCTGCGAGGCTCAATGTTCGCGGAAGTGGCACCGATGAGTTCAAGGTGAGGATCAATAGCACTCAGTTTGGCGATTATACTGCCGATGGTACCATGATGACATGGACCTGGTATGTGAATCGTTCTGCCAGTGCTGAGACTTACACCGGGCCGGATGGTGGCAGCCACTCAGTCTCGCCCCTGTCGGCTTCAGTCTGGATTGGGCAGAGCCTTGCCTTGGATAATATTGCGATGGAAGGCGGTTTTACGGGCACACCGAAGGACTTCCGCATGCGCCTGGATTCAGGGTTCGCAATTACTGTATCAATCGACAATATACTGATTGCTGATTCTTTTGAGTCGGGCTCGGCAGATGCCTACGAAACGTTTGCGACGAATAATGGGTTGTCTGGAGATGATGCTCTGAGTAGTAGTGACCCGGATGGTGATTCGATCTCAAATTTACTCGAATACATTTTAATGCTCGATCCAAATGTCAATAATAACGCTCCTGCCGCATTGCCGCAGATGTCGACTATGAACGACAATAATGGTGACTATCTGAAGCTGGTTTTTGATCAGATTAATGATTTGGGTACCGTGACGGTCAAAGTTGAAGTGTCGGATGATCTGGTTACCTGGAACTCCGGCCCCACCTATACGGTGCAGGGTACTCCAGTTGATAATGGTGATGGAACCGTTCGAATTGAAGTCGTTGATCGAACACCGATACCGGATACTGGAGCACGTTTTGTCAGGTTATCTGCAGAGCAGTAA
- a CDS encoding sialate O-acetylesterase: MKRILDPVGCWGLLALFMILAMPAATLSANAAAELRLAAVISDGMVLQQGLPVRLWGSGSPGASIMLKLGPEKATATVGQDGKWQCELPALRDGGPIALEIASGNERLSVGDILVGEVWLCSGQSNMHWPLKKSANAKSVIAAADNTEIRFFTVAQNASVEGEPSLEGKWEVCQPDSAAEFSAIAYYFGKQLHESLDVPVGLIGSSWGGTAAAPWTAPEAFEGHPQLGYLAKTRSGNLRKASKQIAAGQEPKGTQRIPGVLYDNMIRPLVFFGLRGVIWYQGESNVKQASQYAVLFPTLIESWRSAWGRQDLPFLFVQLPNYREKQSGPKGSQWAELRESQFKTLELPNTGMAVTIDIGEANDLHPKNKKDVGERLARIALHDVYGIDVKGPATGPLFSACDIKGNEVVVSFDYAEGGLKTIDGMAPKAFAVAGQDGQFVSADARIENNTVIVSSSEITSPVAVRYAWEGNPEVNLVNQANLPASPFRSSS, from the coding sequence ATGAAACGTATATTGGATCCCGTTGGATGTTGGGGCCTGTTGGCTCTATTCATGATTTTAGCAATGCCCGCGGCTACATTATCTGCAAATGCTGCTGCAGAGCTTCGTTTAGCGGCAGTCATTTCGGATGGAATGGTTTTGCAACAGGGGCTTCCTGTCAGGCTGTGGGGGAGTGGCAGTCCTGGTGCTTCTATCATGCTGAAGCTGGGGCCGGAAAAAGCGACTGCCACAGTCGGGCAGGATGGGAAATGGCAATGTGAACTCCCTGCTTTGCGAGACGGTGGACCCATTGCACTGGAGATTGCGTCTGGCAATGAGCGTTTGAGTGTTGGAGACATTCTGGTGGGCGAAGTGTGGCTTTGTTCCGGCCAGTCAAACATGCACTGGCCTTTGAAGAAATCCGCTAATGCCAAGTCGGTGATTGCAGCGGCAGACAACACTGAGATCCGCTTTTTCACTGTCGCTCAGAACGCAAGTGTCGAGGGCGAGCCATCACTGGAAGGAAAATGGGAAGTGTGTCAGCCGGATTCTGCTGCTGAATTCTCTGCTATCGCTTATTACTTTGGAAAGCAACTTCATGAGTCACTGGATGTGCCGGTCGGTTTGATCGGATCGAGTTGGGGAGGCACTGCGGCGGCGCCATGGACGGCGCCGGAAGCATTTGAAGGACATCCACAACTCGGATATCTGGCGAAGACTCGCTCTGGGAATTTGAGAAAAGCGAGCAAACAGATAGCAGCAGGACAGGAGCCGAAAGGGACACAACGCATACCAGGTGTGCTTTATGATAATATGATTCGCCCTTTGGTGTTTTTTGGCCTGCGGGGAGTGATCTGGTATCAGGGAGAATCCAATGTGAAACAAGCCAGTCAGTATGCGGTGCTTTTTCCAACCTTGATAGAGAGCTGGCGTAGCGCATGGGGGCGGCAGGATTTGCCATTTCTGTTTGTGCAATTGCCGAACTATCGGGAGAAGCAATCGGGCCCAAAGGGAAGTCAGTGGGCGGAGCTTAGGGAATCACAATTTAAGACACTTGAATTGCCTAATACGGGTATGGCTGTAACCATCGACATCGGGGAGGCCAACGATCTTCATCCAAAGAACAAGAAGGATGTGGGCGAACGTCTGGCGCGGATTGCTCTGCATGATGTTTATGGAATCGACGTCAAGGGACCAGCGACTGGTCCGCTTTTCTCAGCATGTGACATAAAAGGCAACGAAGTGGTTGTCTCTTTTGACTACGCAGAAGGTGGTTTGAAAACCATTGACGGAATGGCGCCCAAGGCATTCGCCGTTGCTGGTCAGGATGGTCAGTTTGTTTCCGCAGACGCCAGGATCGAAAACAATACTGTCATTGTTTCCAGCTCCGAGATTACGTCTCCTGTTGCTGTTCGTTATGCATGGGAAGGAAATCCCGAAGTGAACCTCGTCAATCAGGCAAATCTGCCTGCATCGCCATTTCGAAGTAGCAGCTAA
- a CDS encoding sulfatase, with the protein MRIIYFDIDSLRPDHLGCYGYDRPTSPTIDSIAQDGVRFDRYYCASSPCVPSRSCLMSGRFGIRNGMLSNHGAGAQFNINAQAYGGPYPDSEMFPRQLKANGYDPVCFSNFADRHYATWFMCGWSEFHSPNMKCGAETAEEVNAKVLPWLQEHATREDYYLHINYWDTHRCYKMDASLAERFDDYPVTQSWPDDDAIAAQQGLTGPFTPHGQFKNDESTYPLMPGSISNRQDFEKLITGYDTSISYVDSHIKEVLDELDRQGVLDEAVIIISSDHGDSFGEHGIYSDHVNVDECIHRIPLIIRWPGLTVPDSCSSAFMYNVDYAPTICDLLDMPLPKEWDGKSYKKNVMSEDDEGREFLVWDSGLYTVQRAVRTKTHLYIRNYDSWEFNNWESEELYDMLDDPYQTRNIAHEHSEIVQKCRGIMDDWVAEQMAKPHGCPQDPLEAVLRERGLKN; encoded by the coding sequence ATGAGAATTATCTACTTCGACATCGATAGCCTGCGGCCTGATCATTTGGGTTGCTATGGTTATGACCGTCCAACATCGCCAACCATAGACAGCATCGCTCAGGATGGTGTCCGTTTTGATCGTTACTATTGTGCAAGCTCGCCTTGTGTTCCTTCCCGGTCATGTCTGATGTCGGGGCGCTTTGGTATTCGCAATGGTATGCTTTCCAATCACGGTGCGGGTGCGCAATTCAATATCAATGCGCAGGCCTACGGTGGGCCGTATCCTGACAGCGAAATGTTTCCACGACAGTTAAAGGCAAACGGCTATGATCCGGTGTGCTTTTCTAATTTTGCAGACCGACATTATGCCACATGGTTTATGTGTGGTTGGAGTGAGTTTCACTCGCCAAACATGAAGTGCGGGGCTGAGACCGCTGAAGAGGTCAATGCGAAGGTGCTTCCATGGCTTCAGGAGCATGCCACGCGGGAGGATTATTACCTGCATATTAATTACTGGGATACGCATCGTTGTTACAAAATGGATGCTTCCCTGGCGGAGCGTTTTGATGATTATCCCGTTACGCAGTCCTGGCCCGATGATGATGCGATAGCAGCACAACAGGGCCTTACTGGTCCATTCACGCCCCATGGTCAGTTTAAGAATGATGAAAGCACTTATCCGCTGATGCCAGGGTCGATATCCAATCGTCAGGATTTTGAGAAGCTGATCACTGGATACGACACATCCATCTCATATGTCGATTCGCATATTAAGGAGGTGCTTGACGAGCTAGATCGGCAAGGCGTGCTTGATGAGGCAGTCATCATTATTTCAAGTGACCATGGTGATTCTTTTGGGGAGCATGGGATTTACTCCGATCATGTGAATGTGGACGAGTGCATTCATCGGATACCATTGATCATTCGTTGGCCTGGTCTGACCGTGCCGGATTCATGCTCCAGTGCCTTCATGTACAATGTCGATTATGCTCCAACCATCTGCGACCTGTTGGACATGCCTCTACCGAAGGAGTGGGATGGGAAGTCCTATAAGAAAAATGTCATGAGCGAGGATGATGAGGGCAGGGAGTTTTTGGTCTGGGATAGCGGCCTCTATACTGTCCAGCGTGCAGTTCGGACGAAAACCCACTTGTATATCAGGAATTACGATTCATGGGAATTCAACAACTGGGAATCGGAAGAGCTTTATGATATGCTGGATGATCCCTATCAGACCCGGAATATTGCTCATGAGCATAGTGAGATCGTACAGAAGTGCAGAGGGATTATGGATGATTGGGTGGCTGAGCAAATGGCGAAACCGCATGGATGTCCGCAGGATCCCCTTGAGGCTGTCCTTCGGGAAAGAGGACTTAAGAATTGA
- a CDS encoding immunoglobulin-like domain-containing protein yields MLQLVIGLLLLAQAAFADPDTTTNRHATVADAAFWPTVNEGDLLIFEKDAAYDSIYLSASEVSVGLGKKIHIWQGVYGRIYINGTNCTNTAQQPTVITNLGGQVRWGDVQVSSQYRTFEIANFEHFHLTGKYDPAAQTGHPDFLGHNGGQDFDTGDFYEKYGFWGNQRWSGILYGPTNPNCVRAYGFVTCKVDYVAAWGGGFAGFNLKTDNPAVPERVVVDVQDTFSGFTNGEGMYVSYSTSALGQDITELILRNNIIVFAGTEAIQTDNLAENSIIENNIIVGTATTYRDPFFVFQNGTHQFSHVEGGVTVRDNIFVGGKHNMQTIRWRETESGRTFPDASKKVIFDNNYVGMGRFRISIIEGSDGIAPYEFTNNVYGHITFPHTMDSDPGLSQPLAGLNISNSQASISLEGNLFNPELPTYEVSSGNGSNVSSQNNTFVETPIIKFQNSGFADDIDYRAIVRWAPTYGTVARNGEAIEYKTGDIVYYWDTNGQTKFFECIADNAGNNDPNNSPAYWQQLTWNGRDMPPLDLRLKSDTFYNYRGMGLTYNPANQSGTADYEAPVITLTGGDMSVLEGSAFVDPGFIAIDNVDGDMTDQVQVTWVGAPINVNVPGQYIIRYELPVTDVAGNVAEAVYRTILVSEPNITVSKEVKVNMHRYGAANLPDWTDLANDSQGLRTAGNPTTTTLYDINGATSGWSMLIENINGGYSEHYKSYKNAAGRVIDEFPSEVTRVGLRIRNPYENPCVFVLTGLDPNSFYDVTYTGYREGVGEELTSSLLEYNSGAIDSINIKDNSSEIGRLENTFTDAAGRMDLEFFTTTPDGQPNIGGVIFREKTGFGSAGGHPTIGAVSNLALGLGAGSGAIAITLSDSDSVAGDLSVWAVSSDPSVVDASDVVISGTGLNRTMTIQSNGGLGSATVTLIVSDGYNTGSVSFMVTVSSAAVFSQNFDSSSNVASYVGSGSLALGKLDDISAESNGGNWSVVDGALQIVRGTSSGSSNDAGLARVTDDVLGDPDLLHFSVDMALSNVGNVWNELFVIELGNWSSVTNYGSGGSYSSIYQRLEVKGDGAGEFKLRIASTNSAMYLADGSWGKLDWYVNRSGSSVNYTDPNGQQQSLAADRSDIWLEGQLLFNDITQGSFSGTAINDFRVRFSSSNSVTASFDDLVIKDVF; encoded by the coding sequence ATGTTACAGCTTGTTATCGGCCTTTTGCTTCTGGCGCAGGCGGCGTTTGCTGATCCGGATACAACCACGAACCGTCATGCTACTGTTGCTGATGCAGCTTTTTGGCCAACGGTGAATGAAGGAGACTTACTTATTTTTGAGAAGGATGCTGCTTACGACAGTATATATTTGAGTGCGAGCGAAGTCAGTGTGGGATTGGGCAAGAAGATCCATATATGGCAGGGTGTTTATGGTCGAATCTATATTAATGGTACGAATTGCACCAACACGGCTCAGCAACCGACAGTGATCACCAACCTCGGTGGCCAAGTGCGTTGGGGAGATGTTCAAGTATCCTCGCAGTATCGCACATTTGAAATCGCGAACTTCGAACATTTTCATCTCACGGGTAAGTATGATCCGGCTGCGCAGACAGGTCATCCGGATTTTCTTGGTCACAATGGAGGTCAGGATTTTGACACGGGTGATTTTTATGAGAAGTATGGTTTTTGGGGAAATCAACGCTGGTCCGGTATTCTTTACGGTCCAACCAACCCTAATTGTGTCAGGGCTTATGGTTTTGTTACTTGTAAGGTGGATTACGTCGCAGCGTGGGGTGGTGGCTTTGCCGGTTTTAATTTGAAGACCGATAATCCCGCAGTGCCGGAACGTGTCGTTGTCGATGTTCAGGATACCTTTTCCGGATTTACCAATGGTGAAGGCATGTATGTTTCATACAGTACGTCGGCACTTGGTCAGGATATCACCGAACTGATTTTGCGTAACAATATTATTGTCTTTGCAGGCACGGAAGCAATCCAGACGGACAATTTGGCTGAAAACTCGATTATCGAGAATAACATCATTGTCGGAACCGCTACGACGTATCGAGATCCTTTCTTTGTGTTCCAGAATGGTACCCATCAGTTCTCGCATGTTGAGGGTGGTGTCACGGTTCGTGATAATATTTTTGTTGGTGGAAAGCACAACATGCAGACTATTCGGTGGCGTGAGACGGAGTCGGGCCGGACATTTCCTGATGCGAGCAAGAAGGTCATCTTTGACAATAACTATGTTGGCATGGGGCGTTTCCGGATCAGTATCATTGAGGGCAGTGATGGGATTGCTCCTTACGAATTCACGAACAACGTCTATGGCCACATAACTTTTCCCCATACGATGGATTCTGATCCCGGGTTGTCACAGCCGCTTGCCGGGCTGAATATTTCCAATAGTCAGGCTAGTATTTCACTTGAGGGGAATCTGTTTAACCCTGAGCTGCCGACTTATGAAGTTTCCAGCGGAAACGGCAGTAATGTTTCCAGTCAGAACAATACTTTTGTTGAAACGCCGATCATCAAATTTCAGAATTCAGGTTTTGCTGATGATATTGATTATCGTGCCATTGTTCGGTGGGCGCCTACCTATGGAACTGTTGCGAGGAACGGCGAAGCTATTGAATACAAGACTGGGGACATTGTCTACTATTGGGATACAAATGGTCAGACGAAGTTCTTTGAATGCATCGCTGATAATGCCGGGAATAACGACCCGAATAATTCCCCCGCTTATTGGCAGCAGTTGACCTGGAATGGCCGAGATATGCCTCCTTTGGATCTTCGACTGAAGTCGGATACGTTTTACAATTATCGTGGAATGGGCTTAACTTATAATCCGGCAAATCAAAGTGGCACTGCAGATTATGAAGCTCCCGTGATCACATTGACGGGTGGGGACATGAGTGTTCTCGAGGGAAGTGCCTTTGTTGATCCTGGCTTTATCGCGATTGATAATGTCGATGGCGACATGACGGATCAAGTTCAGGTGACCTGGGTTGGTGCGCCGATCAACGTTAATGTTCCCGGGCAATATATCATTCGGTATGAGCTGCCGGTTACGGATGTTGCCGGTAATGTGGCTGAGGCGGTTTATCGAACCATACTTGTCTCCGAGCCTAACATCACAGTTTCCAAAGAGGTTAAGGTGAATATGCATCGTTACGGTGCGGCTAACTTGCCGGACTGGACGGACCTGGCAAATGACAGTCAGGGTTTACGCACTGCAGGTAATCCGACAACAACGACGCTGTATGACATTAATGGTGCAACCTCAGGTTGGAGTATGCTTATCGAGAATATCAACGGAGGTTATTCGGAGCACTATAAGTCATATAAGAATGCCGCCGGGCGGGTTATTGATGAGTTTCCTTCTGAAGTGACGCGAGTTGGATTGCGTATTCGGAATCCCTATGAGAATCCTTGTGTGTTTGTACTTACTGGGTTGGACCCCAACAGTTTTTACGATGTGACTTATACTGGCTATCGTGAAGGTGTTGGCGAGGAGTTGACTTCAAGTCTGCTGGAATACAATTCCGGTGCGATTGATAGTATTAATATCAAAGATAATTCCTCTGAGATTGGCAGATTGGAAAATACATTCACAGATGCAGCTGGTCGTATGGATCTCGAATTCTTTACGACAACTCCGGATGGCCAGCCAAACATTGGAGGAGTTATTTTTCGTGAAAAAACAGGATTCGGTTCAGCTGGCGGGCATCCGACCATAGGGGCTGTCTCCAATCTTGCTCTGGGCTTGGGGGCCGGCTCGGGGGCTATCGCCATTACGCTCTCCGATAGTGACAGCGTTGCAGGTGACTTGAGCGTATGGGCAGTTTCAAGCGACCCTTCAGTTGTTGATGCATCGGATGTGGTTATCTCCGGCACAGGTTTAAATCGCACGATGACGATCCAGTCAAACGGTGGCCTTGGTAGTGCGACGGTTACTCTGATTGTTAGTGATGGTTACAACACGGGTTCTGTCAGCTTTATGGTGACGGTTTCAAGTGCGGCAGTGTTCAGTCAGAACTTTGATTCATCGTCGAATGTGGCCAGTTATGTTGGTTCGGGCAGCCTGGCTCTTGGAAAGTTGGATGACATCAGTGCTGAGTCTAATGGCGGTAATTGGAGTGTTGTCGATGGAGCTCTGCAAATTGTCCGTGGAACGAGCTCCGGTTCAAGTAATGACGCCGGCCTTGCACGGGTTACGGATGATGTTCTCGGCGACCCTGATTTGCTGCACTTTTCCGTCGATATGGCTCTTAGTAATGTCGGGAATGTTTGGAATGAGCTCTTTGTCATTGAGCTCGGTAACTGGTCCAGTGTGACCAACTATGGTAGCGGCGGTTCTTACTCATCCATTTATCAGCGTCTTGAAGTCAAGGGTGATGGTGCGGGTGAATTCAAGCTCCGCATCGCCAGTACTAACTCCGCTATGTATCTTGCTGATGGTAGCTGGGGCAAGCTGGATTGGTACGTTAACAGAAGTGGTTCGTCCGTGAACTACACCGATCCCAATGGTCAGCAGCAGTCGCTCGCCGCTGATAGAAGTGATATCTGGCTTGAAGGTCAGTTGCTCTTCAATGACATCACTCAAGGCAGTTTCAGTGGTACTGCGATCAATGACTTCAGGGTTCGTTTTTCCTCAAGTAATAGTGTGACGGCATCTTTTGATGACCTGGTAATCAAGGATGTTTTTTGA